The following coding sequences are from one Solea solea chromosome 11, fSolSol10.1, whole genome shotgun sequence window:
- the npbwr2b gene encoding neuropeptides B/W receptor type 2b, whose protein sequence is MENVSNSSGVPPFCNDSVDFYSLTSGNHTGLNCTLPPSEMYFYVDLYVIFPVIYSVICAVGLTGNTAVIYVILKAPKMKTVTNMFILNLAIADDLFTLVLPISIAEHLLNDWPFGEILCKVIISIDHYNIFSSIYFLTVMSIDRYLVVLATVRSKRMPYRTYRAAKIISLCVWILVILIVMPFTVFAGVFVNDKRKRCVLMFPPPESSWFKASRIYTLILGFAIPVSTICILYTMMLYKLRNMRLNSNAKALDKAKKKVTIMVFIVLAVCLFCWTPFHLSTIVALTTDLRTTPLLIRISYFIVSLSYANSCLNPFLYAFLDDSFRKAFKKMLECRPA, encoded by the coding sequence ATGGAGAATGTGTCCAACTCCAGCGGTGTCCCACCATTCTGCAACGACTCTGTGGACTTCTACTCCCTTACGTCTGGAAACCATACTGGCCTGAACTgcactcttcctccctctgagATGTACTTCTACGTTGACCTTTATGTCATTTTTCCGGTCATCTACTCTGTAATCTGTGCAGTGGGACTGACGGGCAACACGGCCGTCATCTATGTGATCCTCAAAGCCCCAAAAATGAAAACGGTCACCAACATGTTCATCCTGAACTTGGCCATTGCAGATGACTTGTTCACACTGGTTCTGCCAATCAGCATAGCGGAGCATTTGCTGAACGACTGGCCTTTCGGTGAGATTTTGTGTAAGGTCATCATCAGCATAGACCACTACAACATCTTCTCCAGTATCTATTTTCTGACCGTGATGAGCATTGATCGTTACCTGGTAGTCTTGGCTACAGTAAGGTCCAAGCGCATGCCTTACCGTACCTACCGAGCAGCCAAAATcatctcattgtgtgtgtggatcCTTGTCATACTCATTGTTATGCCTTTCACTGTGTTTGCTGGTGTCTTTGTGAATGATAAGAGAAAGCGCTGTGTCCTCATGTTTCCCCCACCTGAGAGTTCATGGTTCAAAGCTAGCCGGATCTACACACTAATCTTGGGCTTTGCCATCCCAGTGTCAACCATTTGTATCTTATACACCATGATGCTTTATAAGCTGAGGAACATGCGGCTCAACAGCAATGCCAAGGCACTGGACAAAGCCAAGAAAAAAGTCACTATCATGGTGTTTATAGTCTTGGCTGTTTGCTTGTTCTGTTGGACCCCTTTCCACCTCAGCACCATTGTGGCTCTGACGACGGATCTGAGAACGACGCCGCTGCTGATCAGGATTTCCTACTTCATAGTAAGCCTGAGTTACGCCAACTCCTGCCTCAATCCGTTCCTCTATGCTTTCCTTGATGACAGCTTCAGGAAAGCCTTCAAGAAAATGTTGGAATGTAGACCGGCCTGA